The nucleotide sequence GTGCTATTTCCGTTTGGATTCCATTTTCAAACTTCACACTATAATAATATGGTTTGGCTATTTCGTTTGAATGCTGGAATGCGAGTGCTCGTTCATTTCGATCTGCAGAAGGCTTTCCTTCTACTTGGGATGGCATGATCTGAAAGGTTTGTCTATCTCCCATCCATGGACTCGTTTCATGACTTAAGGCAAACGCTTCAAGCTCTGGTTGGTTTTCATCGTTGTTAGATTGCTGATAAGAATATAACCAACTTGTAGATCCTGCATCTGTGACCGGTGTCCAGAAATTAAATCCATGCGGAACCGCTACAGCAGGGAAATTGTTCCCTCTAGAAAAAGTGCCATTGGAGTTTGTCCCACGCAATATATCTACATAATCAACTGGGCTAGAAGGAGCTTCTTCTGAAGGATTCCCGTCTATTTTCAAGTCATCAATACTACCACGGAACACCCCAGGACCTTTTGGATTATCATAAGCTACAAGTATTCGATCTATCGTCTTCCCATCAGCTACTTGTCCAATGTTCGAAACCTTGTAATTCCATTGATTCACATAAAGTGTTTTCGATTTCCCCTGAGCTTGTGGGTTAAGCTCCACCCCATGCTGATCAAGGGGTTCAAGCTCACTTAGGTACGTACCATCTGTAAAAGCTAGATCAATAGAAACAAATGTACTAGAATAATCGAGTTGCTCTTGATCGGCAAATTCTGGGTGAATCAAATAAGAAAGCTGAGTTTCAGAGGTTACATCAACATTTACGTCATAAATTTTATTATAGGAATAGCCACGATCCTCTACCGTTTGTTGCCCTTGATAGAATAAAGCCTTCGTTCCGGTCCACCCTACATTTGTTTTGGCGGTGTAGCTACTGGTAGGTCCATCACCAATATATGTTTTCATATTAGAAGGCTCTGGTGGAGGTGCGTCTATTCCATTAGATACAGCAATTTCTCCTAGCTGGGTTAATCCAGCACCTCCATTCTTACTTATTTCTAAGCGATAGTATCGGTACTTTTTATCATTATCCATTTCATAAAGTTTTCTTTCGTATCTTTCTGCGAAAGATTGATTATCTTGCTCATCTAGTTTTGTCCACTCATTCTTATCATTCGATCCGTAAAGCTCCCAAGCCTCTGGATCTCTTTCTGGATAGTCATTAGCAGATGTTAGAGCATATTTTACGATATTCACTTCTTCTTCAAAGGAAAATTCAATTCTGGCTGTAGGTTCAAAAGCGAGCCACTTCGTTTGAGGATTGCGATCTACTAGATTTGTAGTAATTTCGTTTGGTGGGTTTTCTGCACTTGCTGTAATACCTTCCACTAGATGGGTAATGTCCCCTTGTATGCCGTCGTACGGAACATTTCCAATGACTCCACTTTCTTTTTCGTTCCCTTCTGCATCTAGCTCTACCTCATTTTCCCATGTGAGAGGAGCATCTTCCTTTTCGAATGAGGAATAAAAATTAGTCTCCGTATTTTCTTCTGCAGAAATTGGTACCGCCTGCGTTGGTAAAAGGGATATAGGCAAAAGCAAACATAACATGGTCGACATCCGCTTCGTAAAAGTCTTCCTTTTCATAGTTCCCCTCCTATTTTAGGTTGATCGACTAGAAATTCCACCTCCGTTTAACATGAATTTTGAAATCGCTTTCAATTTAATTTGAAGTATATTAGAAGATACTTCTTAAAACAATTATAAAAAGTCAAAACAGGCGGAAAGTAGGATGGGATTTTTGTTAGAACACATCTTTCATACTAAACTTTCGACAATAATCAACTCGGTGAATATAGGTAAATAGTCCACTGGATGGAAGGGAAACATTTTCGTAAATAAGTAGGAAAAGAAAGCTTCTAGGACAATAAATTGTTCTTAGCAATTGATATAGTTTACTAAGGAGAAACTAATGATAAGAGGTTTTTGGAGGGTATTGGAGCAAACAAGTTAGCGATCTAAAAAGGGATGGCTTGGATCTAAGAAAGGCTTATGAAATAAAGGGATGTTTCCGGGAATAAAACGTTAGCAGAATAAGAGAATCGATACTTAGTATGGATAAAAAAACAAGACAGGAAAGAACACTTAATTGGAGTAGACCTTTCAGATCATAATTTGTTCATGGACATTGGAGAGCGACGAGATCAGCTTCCAGCATGAGCGAACACTATAACTCTTATACAAAATCTTTCTACTAATAATCTCATAACATAAAAAAGGAGTGGATTATTTCCACCCCTTTTCAACGCCCTTTAACCGGCATAACTTTTAAACAAACAGGTCTATGAACAGAATAGACCTGTTCTGTCGCTCTAGGTATGCCCTCTTCATCTATTTTCATCACAACAATGGAATCTGAATGCTCATTAGCTACAAGTAAGTACTCAGCGTTCGGGACAATCGCAAAGTTACGCGGCCATTCCCCCATTGTAGGAGTTTGCTGTAAACTGCTTAATCTCCCATCCCCAAGAATCTTATAGGTTGCGATACTATGATGTCCACGATTAGAAGCATATAAATAGGAACCTGTTGGGGAGAGGTGGATATCTGCACCGTAATTGTCTTCTTTAAAGTCATCCGGAATTGTCTCTATCTGCTGAACTAGTTCTAGCGTCTCGATTGCATCATCATAGGAATAAACCGAGATGCTAGAGTTAAATTCGTTCACAACATAAATGTTCTGTAGTTCTGGATGGATCGCAAAGTGTCTTGGACCAGAACCTGTCACTGCCGCAACCTCCACAACTAATTCGAGAGTTGATGTATCGCGATTAAATTGATACAAATAAAGACCATCGAATCCTAAATCTGTGACTAAGAACTTGTTTGTATTCGGAATGGGCGCAATGGAATGAGGATGCGATAGCTTTTCCTTTTCATTCTCAGCATTATAGCTTTTTCGATCTGCTATGGGAAATAAGACTCCATCCTCACTCAAAGCATGTGCGACAACACTTCCTCCGCCGTAATTTGCAGTAAATAACCACTGCTCACCCTTATCCAAACTAACAAAACAAGGTGAGGATCCATCGGTAGATTGGCGATTTATTTCCGTCAGAGTAGCCTCCTTAATGTCCACGTCATAACATACAACTTCGCCATTATCCACCTCACTGACAGCGTAAAGACGATTCTGCCCATGATTGACGGCAAGAAACGACGGGCTTGCGATGCCTGACGTTGAAGTAACCTTCTTTAAGCTACCATTTTTTGAATCAAATAAAAGGAGTTGAATGGCATCTTCTCCCTCGCCCCCATAAGTTCCAACAAAAACATGGTAATATCTTTGGTTTATGGTCATGCTAAGCTTTATCCCTCCCCAAAACCAACTAATAGATAGGTAATACGTGAAAGAACACATTTGGTGATGCAATCCGGTAGTAATAGCTACACCATCCCAAGCCTGTTGAGTTTTCAACACCTTCATTAAAGTACAACCGCTCTTCTTCTAATTCTTCTATGCTCTCTACTCGTCCCTCTATATAATCATTCAATCTATAGATAGCTGTATCTAATCGGGTTAATAAACCTCCATATCGAATATCGATCACTTCCCAGCCGAACGGTTTATGCATATGGAGCCACTGCTTCCGATGTGCTTTACGCAAATCTTCAACCCTTTTTATAATGGTTGGAATTTCCTTATTTTTGATGCTTTTAAGCACTTCCTTGTTTTCCTTATCATAAGCTTCCTTTAATTTCAGACCTATTTCCGATTTTATACTTAATACCGCGGACAGCTTTTCTGGCACTTCCAAAATATAATCAAGGGAACGGTCGGAGTTTCTAATCCTTTTAATTTTAGACTCTCTCCGAGTAATGCCCATGTAAATCTAAGCCTTCAATATGTTTATCAAATAAGCCGATTAACACATCTTGCCACAATAAAAATTTGGATGGATTGGTTTGAACCATATTGCCAGGTTCAACCCCTGGGGTCTCATCCAATTCATTTAATAAAAGGAATGTCTCTTCCGCCATTCCTGTACAAAACTTCACTCGCTCACGTAACTTTTCTTTATCTAACTCCTTAGAATAAGCATGCTCCGCATACATTTGTAACCCTAAAAGTGCGGTAAAAAAATTATTTTCATAGCCATCGTCTCCCCATAAGGTTACAAAGACATCTTGGATTCCTTCTTTTTTACATGCATTTAAAGCGGCATCACTTGTTCTGAGCGATAGACCATAATTCGTTGCGAACGTATTCCAAACCCAAATCCCGCCCGCAAATGCTGGTACCTTCCCAAACGTTTTATGCTTCTGAATCATCTTGTGATAATCCTCTTCATCCGTATGGAAATAATCCCAATACATGAGTTGTACGTCTTTTGGAGTATTTTCAACAATATGTTCCGGTATTTCGGTCGACATATTATAGTGATCATCACCGCTTTCAGAGGCTAATTTAATAAACATATCACTCCACATCATCGGTTCAAGTCCACGCGCTTTCACAATGTCAAGGACGCGCTTTAGATGAGTAGTCATCAGCTCTAAGCGACTTTTATAACCAAATTTATTTTGATAAATACCTCGTCCAAGCTCTTCTGCCTCATCCATCCCGATATGGATACGCTTACTCCTAAAGGGATCTGTTACGGATGTAATCATATTTTCAATAAAGTCATATGTGTCTTCACTTTCTAAGAGTAAAGCTCCTCTAGTATCCTTTAGATGGGAGGCATTACTCCATTTTAAAAACTCCTCTAAATGAGCAAGTGTTTGAATACATGGAATCAGTTCAATCCCAAATGCATCTGCATAGTCGTCTAACGATTTTAATTCATCATGTGTGTATCTTCCTCGCATGTAGCCGAAGTAAGGTTCATCCTTAATCTGATAAGTATCCTCCATATAAAGCATCGCGGAATTAAAACCCATTAATGCTAGCGTGCGGATCATTTCTTGAAATCTATCAATCTTCATCACTGCGTTTCTCGATAAGTCAAACATGGGCCCAACGGTAGAAAATTGCGGCTCTTCTTTTATAAAAAAGGGTTCCTGCTTTTCAAAATACTCGATAAACAGCCCGAACCCTCTAAAAAAATGTATTCTGTCTTCATAAGCAATTTGTCCCCTACCATTTTCGTATGAAACCTGCACACCGACTCCGTCTTGTTGCTCTACTTTCACAGACAAACCATCTTCAGACAAGGCAAAATCTAAATTTTCCTGCAATGCTTCTATGCCTGGTAAAAGGGAGGAATACTCCCCTTCAAGTTTTATTTTCATGTTCTCCCACCTTTTAGAGGTTGTTAAAAAAGTCCGGTAAAAAGGACACGGCGATTTTCTTCGTTAGCTTGCTTTTCCGGTGCTCACGTATTAACTGCATACGCTCCGCTCCTCAAAGCTGCGCTGCCTCGAACTTCTTGGTCCTTTTCATCCTCCTTTTTCACGCACTTTTAACGGAATGTAATAGATTTTATAAAGTCTATCAGCCTTTAACAGATCCGGACGTTGCACCTTTTTCGAATGTTTTTTGTGCGAACAGATAGACAATAATGACCGGTATAACAGTCATGGCAATTGCCGCTGTCATTAACCCATAGTCTGTACCATACTGGGAACTAACATTGGATAATAGCACAACAATTGGCGCCACTTTTTCATGGGATACAAGGACAAGTGACGAAAATAAGTCATTATAAGACCACAAGAAAACGAACGTCCCAACCGTAGCAAAAGAAGGCAAGGAGATTGGTAAAAATATTTTCGTGTACATCTTAAGACGACTGCATCCATCCATAAAGGCCGCTTCCTCTAGTTCTTTCGGAATCGTTGCCATATAACTACTAATCACTAGAATAGCGAATGGTAGATTTCCTGCTGTTTGAGGAATAATAAGTGCCCAATACGTATTGACGAGATCCATATTAATCATCATTCTGTACACGGGGACAATCGTAGCAAATGCTGGAATGAGTAAACTTGCTACAAGAAGAGTTTGCAAGACACCTCTGAATCGAAAATTCATTCTGGACATGATAAATGCTGCAAAACCTCCGAAAAACAAAACGAGAAACACGGTTGAGCCAGACATGATGAAACTATTCATATAGCTTTGACCAATATTTACGGTTTCGAAGGCGTTTATATAATTTTGTAAGGTTGGATTGGTCGGAAACTTAAATGTATCCGTAATGATATCCCGAGACTCTTTAAATGAATTCAGTAGAACCCAAGCCAATGGAAATATTGTCGTCATGGACCATGCTGTTAAACAAATGTATATAAATAGCTTTCCGTATTTTGATTTTGTAAAATACCTGTTTTGAAACTTCTCCAAATAAGTAAGTTGGTTCTTGTTACTTTTCGTCAAATCGTGTCACCACCTTTTTTATCCTAATAGGTTATTCCATCGCTCTTTAATAGCTTGTTCGTGATAAACGCTAGCGTAAGCCCTATTACTACCATGAGGACAGCTAAAGTCGCTCCATAGCCAATTGCTGAATCTTCAAAGGCTTTTTGGTACATATACGTCCCTAAAACCTCTGAAGACCGTGCTGGTCCACCACCTGTAATAATATAAACAAGCTCAAAGATTTTCAGGGAACCCGTAATAGCAAGGACTAGACACGTTTTCATATCACTGACTATTAAGGGGAGTGTCAGTTTCGTCATTCTTTGGAAGCCCGTAATCCCCTCGAGCTTTGCTGCTTCGTAATAGTCGTTAGGAATCTTTCCAATGGCGGTTAACAGAATGACAAAGTAAAATCCGACATAGTTCCAAACCGTTGGAATCGCCACCATGTAAAGGGATGACTGCTCGGTTAGCCACAAGATACGCTCAAACCCTAAACTGACTAATATTTCATTTAACAATCCATTTCTATGATTATAAATAAGGGTGAATAGTAGACCGATAGCAGCACCTGAAATAACAATTGGAAAGAAAAAGGTTGTACGGTAAAAGGCCGCTCCATGCTTGATGGAATCAACCATAATAGCTAAGACCAAAGCAATACCGACTTGGAATATAGCTACATACAGCATTAGTTCTAAGGAATTTAACGTGGATCCAATCGCAACTTCATCCTGAAAGAGTCGAATATAGTTTCCAAAACCGATGAAAGTTGAATTGAAAAATCCATCCGTTTTATAAAAGCTTTGTACGACATTTTCAAAGAATGGGTAGTATAAGAACACCCCAGATATTAAAAATGCTGGTGTTAAGAAAAGGAATATATATTTTTTATCACCTTTCATAAGAAGCTCCTTTTTCAAAAATAATGGAAAGTGCTTCGCCGCAGGTTAACGCGGCAAAGCAACTTTTAAATTCATATACTACTTGTTTCTATTATTCTAGTGCTGCAGCTTCTTCCAGAACCTGTGCACCGGTCTTTTCACCAGCAACAACAGAAGGTACACTTTCTCGAATTAATGTAAATGCTTCAGGTAAGATACGGTCGTTGATTGGGGAAGCAACCGAACTTGCATTTTTCACCATGTCATGACCAGTAGCAATATAATCAGGTATATCTGTTAACTCACCCTTTGCTGGAATTTGACCAGTAGCAGCAGCAATGTCGATAATAGTTTCTTCAGATGTTAGGAAGTTGAACAGATCTACTACAGCTTTTTGTTTCTTTTCATCTTCATAAGCCTTTGTACTAATAAACCATCCAGATGAAGCACCACCTACAACATCTCCCGTTTGTCCACCGTCACCATAAACAGGTACTGGAACTACGGAAATATCTTCTGCAATGCCTGATTCTTCAATTTGTCCCCAGAACCAAGAGCCTTCATAAATCATAGCGGCTTGTTCTTGTAAGAAAATACTTTGTGCCATCGCAAGATCAATCGTTGCAGCATCCTCAGGGAAAGCGCCCATTTCAGCATGCTTCGCGATGTTATCGATTCCTTCCGCCCATGCAGGATTTTGGTCTGCTAGTTTAGCTGTGTAATTTTCATTTCCACCGGCAGCTAATGCATAATGCTCGACTACATAATAGGAATCAATTGTAGAAGCAGCTACAGGAATAATATCTGTTTTGGCAAATTCCTTAATTGCTGTTTCATATTCCTCCCAAGTTGTAGGAACCTTTATCCCGTGTTCTTCAAATAGCTTCTTGTTTACAAACAACCCTTCATAGAAACCAGTTTGTGGTGCTGCGTATAAATTCCCATCTTCATTTCTTTGTTGTTCTAGCATGGAGTTGTACCCAGAAAGATCAACACCCTCCGCTTCTTCAAGGTTAACGACTAAGCCTTCATCAATAATTCCTTGTACATCCACCGTGTTAAAGAAAAACATTAGGTCTGGCTCATTGTCTGAACTGAAATCCGTGTTTACCTTTGTTCGAATAGTACCAGCATCTGCTGATTGCGAGTCGTTCACAATGGAAACGTTCTCATTTTCTTCCTGGAATTGTTCTAGTTTTTTCTCAAACACCTCTCCAGCAGGATCTGTACCCGCCATCGTCGTCACAACACGAAGTTCGACTTCTTCTTTCCCTTTTTCTCCACTCTCTTCCCCGTTGGCCTCTGACCCACTATCCGTTCCATTACAAGCTGCAAGGAACAAAATAGAAAGACTCATCAGCAACAACAGAGCACCAAAACTTTTCTTCTTCATTTAATTTCCCCCTTAAAATTTTTATTTGTTATAACATCTAGTTGTCTATACCAATACTAACTAATAAATCAAAAAAGTCAATTATTTTTTCTGGTTTTTTTACTATGTCTCTTATGGAATGACTATCATTAAGCGGAAATCTTAGATGTGAATTGGATGTTTAGAAAGGATGTACACCTCTACAGCGGCAACATATGAACTACTTATGAATGTTGATTCTATGGGGATTTTAAATTCTCAACCTTTTATACATTATAATGTTATAACAACATAATACAATATTAATAACGATTTGTTAAGACAAATTTAAAAACAAATTATTTTAAATGAGGAATAATGCCCCGTTCTTAATTTTAAATTCCTATAAAAACAGCATATTTCAACTCAAAAATGTAATTGTTTATAAACATTATAATGTTATAATGTAAAGAATAGGGTGGAAATTCTAGTTTAATAAGCAAAGAAAGACCATAAATCAATGAAAAAGAGGGAGAAAAGTGAGTGATTGTTATGTATTGCGTAATTTGAGTTTTATTTCTAACCAAAAAATAGACATCATGATTGAAGCCGGAAAAATAGCTGCAATAACTAGTGTGGGGGAGAAAAAAAGGCATCACGTTGTTGATTGTTCAGGTAAATACGTATCAAGTGGTTGGATAGACTTACACGTCCATGCGTTTCCCGAATTCACTCCATACGGCGATGAATTAGACGAAATAGGCGTGAAGCAAGGAGTGACAACTGTAGTTGACGCTGGTAGTTGTGGTGCTGATAGAATGGCAGACTTAATTAAGAGTACTCAGCACAGTAAAACAAACCTCTTTGCTTTTTTAAATATTTCACAAATTGGGTTAGAGCGTATTGATGAATTATCAAATATGAGTTGGGTCAGCGAAGAAAAAATACAGAAGACAGTGGATCAATATAAGGATATTATAGTTGGGTTAAAAGCTAGAATAAGCAGTAGTGTGGTTAAGAATAACGGTGTCAAACCATTGAGGATTGCTAAAGAAATTTCTAATAATCTGTCCTTACCTATAATGGTTCATATTGGTTCTGGGCCACCAAATATACGGGATATCGTCCCTTTGATGCAGGAACACGATATATTAACTCATTACTTACATGCAAAATCTAATAATCTATTTGATTCAGATGGTATGCCGCTTCAAGTGTTAACGGATGCAATTGAACGAGGAATTCATCTGGATGTTGGCCATGGAACGTCTAGCTTCTCCTTTAAAGTTGCCGAAATAGCAAAGGATTTTGGTATAAAATTTAACACCATTAGCACAGACATTTATCGTTATAATCGCCTGAATGGACCCGTATATAGCTTGGCACACGTACTTTCTAAATTTCTTTATCTTGGTTATCCACTAGAAGAAGTGATTGCTGCAGCGACTGTAAATGCGGCAAAATGGCTGAATAGACCAGAATTAGGCCGTATTAAGATAGGAGATCCTGCTAATCTAACTTTGTTTACCGTCGACGATCAGCCCGTGACATTGATAGATTCCGAGGGCGATAAACGGATCGCAAATAGAAGGATTCAGACAAAGGGAGTTGTTGTAAATGGCGAATTCATGGAATGCTAAATATGGATTGAAACGAGTGATTAATGCGAGTGGGAGAATGAGTATTCTTGGAGTATCCACTCCATCAGATTCGGTAATGAATGCTATGAAATATGGAGGGCAGCATTATGTAGAAATGGCTGATTTAGTCGACAAAGGTGGGGAGTATGTCGCAAGTATTCTAGGCTCGGAAGCAGCTGTAATTGTTAATTCCGCATCTAGCGGGATAGCCCTTTCTGTTGCAGCGCTTATAACAAAAGGAAATCGTCGTTTAAGTGAACGTCTACACCAGGAAGAGATTACCCCAAACGATGTTATCATTCTTAAGGGACATAACGTTCAATACGGGGCACCTATCGAAACGATGGTTTATTTAGGCGGTGGTAGATTAGTGGAAGTCGGATATGCAAATGAAGGAAAAGTCGAGCATATAGAAGAATCTATTACTAACAATACGACCGCAATCCTTTATGTTCAATCTCACCATGCGGTACAGAAAAATATGATCTCCGTTGAGGAAGCGTGGGAGATTGCACAACGGAACAATATTCCATTTATCGTCGATGCCGCAGCAGAAGAATACCTTCAAAAATATGTGAGCTTCTCGGATCTTGTAATATATAGCGGGTCAAAAGCTATTGAAGGGCCAACCTCAGGTATTGTTGGTGGGAAACGCAAATACATAGATTGGGTGAAGCAGCAGTTCTACGGAATTGGTAGAAGCATGAAAGTTGGAAAAGAAGTAAGCTTCGGTTTACTGCAAGCTTTAGAAGAATTCGAGACAAGAGAAACCAATTCCGAACAACAAAAGGATTGTTTACACCTCCTAACTCCACTTAATGAACTTGATGGCGTTCAAGTAAAGATCGTTCAAGACGATGCCGGAAGAGACATTTACCGCGCGCGGATCCAAATAGATTCTGATAATGCAAACATGACCGCTAAAGAGGTTGTGACCTCATTGCAAGAGGGGGAAATTGCTATTTACACGCGTGATTATGGGGTAAAGCAAGGATTTTTCGATATTGATCCCCGTCCACTCCAAGGGGATGACCTAAACATTATTGTTTCCCAATTACGTAGTTTATTAGGAGGTAAGGAAGGATGAATCAGATG is from Radiobacillus kanasensis and encodes:
- a CDS encoding lactonase family protein, whose translation is MTINQRYYHVFVGTYGGEGEDAIQLLLFDSKNGSLKKVTSTSGIASPSFLAVNHGQNRLYAVSEVDNGEVVCYDVDIKEATLTEINRQSTDGSSPCFVSLDKGEQWLFTANYGGGSVVAHALSEDGVLFPIADRKSYNAENEKEKLSHPHSIAPIPNTNKFLVTDLGFDGLYLYQFNRDTSTLELVVEVAAVTGSGPRHFAIHPELQNIYVVNEFNSSISVYSYDDAIETLELVQQIETIPDDFKEDNYGADIHLSPTGSYLYASNRGHHSIATYKILGDGRLSSLQQTPTMGEWPRNFAIVPNAEYLLVANEHSDSIVVMKIDEEGIPRATEQVYSVHRPVCLKVMPVKGR
- a CDS encoding carbohydrate ABC transporter permease — encoded protein: MTKSNKNQLTYLEKFQNRYFTKSKYGKLFIYICLTAWSMTTIFPLAWVLLNSFKESRDIITDTFKFPTNPTLQNYINAFETVNIGQSYMNSFIMSGSTVFLVLFFGGFAAFIMSRMNFRFRGVLQTLLVASLLIPAFATIVPVYRMMINMDLVNTYWALIIPQTAGNLPFAILVISSYMATIPKELEEAAFMDGCSRLKMYTKIFLPISLPSFATVGTFVFLWSYNDLFSSLVLVSHEKVAPIVVLLSNVSSQYGTDYGLMTAAIAMTVIPVIIVYLFAQKTFEKGATSGSVKG
- a CDS encoding ABC transporter substrate-binding protein, yielding MKKKSFGALLLLMSLSILFLAACNGTDSGSEANGEESGEKGKEEVELRVVTTMAGTDPAGEVFEKKLEQFQEENENVSIVNDSQSADAGTIRTKVNTDFSSDNEPDLMFFFNTVDVQGIIDEGLVVNLEEAEGVDLSGYNSMLEQQRNEDGNLYAAPQTGFYEGLFVNKKLFEEHGIKVPTTWEEYETAIKEFAKTDIIPVAASTIDSYYVVEHYALAAGGNENYTAKLADQNPAWAEGIDNIAKHAEMGAFPEDAATIDLAMAQSIFLQEQAAMIYEGSWFWGQIEESGIAEDISVVPVPVYGDGGQTGDVVGGASSGWFISTKAYEDEKKQKAVVDLFNFLTSEETIIDIAAATGQIPAKGELTDIPDYIATGHDMVKNASSVASPINDRILPEAFTLIRESVPSVVAGEKTGAQVLEEAAALE
- a CDS encoding DgaE family pyridoxal phosphate-dependent ammonia lyase; the protein is MANSWNAKYGLKRVINASGRMSILGVSTPSDSVMNAMKYGGQHYVEMADLVDKGGEYVASILGSEAAVIVNSASSGIALSVAALITKGNRRLSERLHQEEITPNDVIILKGHNVQYGAPIETMVYLGGGRLVEVGYANEGKVEHIEESITNNTTAILYVQSHHAVQKNMISVEEAWEIAQRNNIPFIVDAAAEEYLQKYVSFSDLVIYSGSKAIEGPTSGIVGGKRKYIDWVKQQFYGIGRSMKVGKEVSFGLLQALEEFETRETNSEQQKDCLHLLTPLNELDGVQVKIVQDDAGRDIYRARIQIDSDNANMTAKEVVTSLQEGEIAIYTRDYGVKQGFFDIDPRPLQGDDLNIIVSQLRSLLGGKEG
- a CDS encoding beta-N-acetylhexosaminidase, producing the protein MKIKLEGEYSSLLPGIEALQENLDFALSEDGLSVKVEQQDGVGVQVSYENGRGQIAYEDRIHFFRGFGLFIEYFEKQEPFFIKEEPQFSTVGPMFDLSRNAVMKIDRFQEMIRTLALMGFNSAMLYMEDTYQIKDEPYFGYMRGRYTHDELKSLDDYADAFGIELIPCIQTLAHLEEFLKWSNASHLKDTRGALLLESEDTYDFIENMITSVTDPFRSKRIHIGMDEAEELGRGIYQNKFGYKSRLELMTTHLKRVLDIVKARGLEPMMWSDMFIKLASESGDDHYNMSTEIPEHIVENTPKDVQLMYWDYFHTDEEDYHKMIQKHKTFGKVPAFAGGIWVWNTFATNYGLSLRTSDAALNACKKEGIQDVFVTLWGDDGYENNFFTALLGLQMYAEHAYSKELDKEKLRERVKFCTGMAEETFLLLNELDETPGVEPGNMVQTNPSKFLLWQDVLIGLFDKHIEGLDLHGHYSERV
- a CDS encoding amidohydrolase/deacetylase family metallohydrolase, producing MSDCYVLRNLSFISNQKIDIMIEAGKIAAITSVGEKKRHHVVDCSGKYVSSGWIDLHVHAFPEFTPYGDELDEIGVKQGVTTVVDAGSCGADRMADLIKSTQHSKTNLFAFLNISQIGLERIDELSNMSWVSEEKIQKTVDQYKDIIVGLKARISSSVVKNNGVKPLRIAKEISNNLSLPIMVHIGSGPPNIRDIVPLMQEHDILTHYLHAKSNNLFDSDGMPLQVLTDAIERGIHLDVGHGTSSFSFKVAEIAKDFGIKFNTISTDIYRYNRLNGPVYSLAHVLSKFLYLGYPLEEVIAAATVNAAKWLNRPELGRIKIGDPANLTLFTVDDQPVTLIDSEGDKRIANRRIQTKGVVVNGEFMEC
- a CDS encoding carbohydrate ABC transporter permease, whose amino-acid sequence is MKGDKKYIFLFLTPAFLISGVFLYYPFFENVVQSFYKTDGFFNSTFIGFGNYIRLFQDEVAIGSTLNSLELMLYVAIFQVGIALVLAIMVDSIKHGAAFYRTTFFFPIVISGAAIGLLFTLIYNHRNGLLNEILVSLGFERILWLTEQSSLYMVAIPTVWNYVGFYFVILLTAIGKIPNDYYEAAKLEGITGFQRMTKLTLPLIVSDMKTCLVLAITGSLKIFELVYIITGGGPARSSEVLGTYMYQKAFEDSAIGYGATLAVLMVVIGLTLAFITNKLLKSDGITY